Below is a genomic region from Isosphaeraceae bacterium EP7.
GATCATGCGGGTGACGGGCACCTGCTCGGTCTTGTATTCGGTCCGGTAGCGGGTGACCATCCGCGTCTCGGGCACCCGGTCGTAGACGGTGTCGGTCACGGTCCGATAGCTCGTCTGCCATTGCGGAACCAGGGCCGGGCCGGTCTCGCACGCGGGGGCAACGCCCACGACATGGCCGGAGCCGCACTTCTGGCAGAGATGCCCGGCCTGGGCCGAGCCCACCCCAGTGGCTCCAACCACGACCATCGCCGCAAAAACCCGCATCTTCCCAAGCTGCATCATCATTGTTGTCCCGAAAAAACCAACGCTCAACCCATTCCGCCTAACCGGCAAGGCTTCTTAAAGCATATCTTATTCCACAGCTTTCCCAAGCTCGATGATCGACAAAATTTTCCCCATCCCTCCCATCCTCCGAATCTACACACTATCCTCTAGGCGAAGTGTTCGGCATTGGCCGGCCCGGAAGGGCTGCGGGTCGGGGCTCTGCCGAGTCGAGGGTGATCGGGGATGGGCGCGTCGAGACGGGTTCGATCCCAGTTACTTGACGCGGCAAAGTGAGCTTGTTAGTCTCTCGTTTTCTTGGCGAGAGAGTCGTCAAGGGCCGTTGGCAGAGGGGTTTCGCCGTGTCGTCGACGTGTGTGGTTGGCCTCCAGTGGGGCGATGAGGCGAAGGGGAAGATCGTCGACCTGCTCTGTGACGCCCACGACGTGGTCGTGCGCTACCAGGGGGGAGCCAACGCGGGCCATACCGTGGTGGTCGACGGCACGACCTACAAACTCTCGCTCATCCCGACGGGCATTCTCAGGCCCAACGTGACGGCCGTGATCGGCAACGGCGTGGTCGTGCACCCGCCGGCGCTCCTGAAAGAGGCCGCGACCCTGGCGGCCCAGGGGATCGACTTCGGCGATCGCCTGCTCGTCAGCGACCGGGCTCACCTGATCTTGCCCTATCACCTGGCCGAGGAGCGGCTGACCGAGGAGAGTACCTCGGAGGCCGACCACCTGGGCACCACCCGCCGCGGGATTGGCCCCTGCTATCGCGACAAGGTGGGGCGGGTGCACGGGATCCGCGTGGGCGAGCTGGCCCACCCGGCCGAGTTCCGCGAGCGGCTCGACCGGATCGTGGCGTACAAGAATCGCCTGCTGACGGCCATGCTGCCCGACTTCGAGCCGATGGACGCCCGCGCGATCGCCGAGGAATACCTGGGCTACGCCGAGCAGCTCCGCCCGTTCGTGCGCGACACGACGGCCTGGCTCCACGAGGCGCTAGCGTCCGGGCGCAGGCTCTTGTTCGAAGGCGCGCAGGGGAGCCTGCTCGACATCGACCACGGCACCTATCCGTACGTGACCAGTTCCAACAGCAGCGCCGCGGGAATCGCCGCGGGCTCGGGAGTGCCGACCCGGCACATCAGCCGCTGGCTGGGAATCGTCAAGGCATACACGACCCGCGTGGGCGGCGGGCCGTTCCCGACCGAGCTTCACGACGAGACGGGCGAGCGCATCCGCCGCGTGGGCCGCGAGTACGGCACCGTCACGGGCCGCCCCAGGCGCTGCGGCTGGTTCGACGCGGTGGCCACCCGCCACGGGGCGAGGGTCAGCGGTGCCACCGAGATCGCCGTGATGCTGCTGGACGTCCTGAGCGGGATCGACCAGCTCAAGGTGGCCGTGTCCTATGAAGATGAGAACGGCAAGCGAGTCGAGAACGTCCCGGCCCACCTCTCGGACCTGGCCCGCTGCCGGCCGGTGTTCGAGACCTTGCCCGGCTGGACGGAAGACCTGACCGCCTGCCGCCACTGGGATGATTTGCCGGGAGCGGCCCGCGACTACGTCGGGTTCCTGGGCAAGCAGCTGGGCGTCCCGGTGTCGATCGTCTCGGTCGGCCCCGAGCGCAAGCAGACGATCGACGTGCCTCGCTAGGTCGACGCAGGATGGGCCGCACGCCCGCCAGGCCCACTCGAATGGATTCGAGCCGGCGTCCCGAACCCGCACCAGAGCCCCCGAGGTTTTGCCAAGCGTGTCCCGGACCACGACAATC
It encodes:
- a CDS encoding adenylosuccinate synthase translates to MSSTCVVGLQWGDEAKGKIVDLLCDAHDVVVRYQGGANAGHTVVVDGTTYKLSLIPTGILRPNVTAVIGNGVVVHPPALLKEAATLAAQGIDFGDRLLVSDRAHLILPYHLAEERLTEESTSEADHLGTTRRGIGPCYRDKVGRVHGIRVGELAHPAEFRERLDRIVAYKNRLLTAMLPDFEPMDARAIAEEYLGYAEQLRPFVRDTTAWLHEALASGRRLLFEGAQGSLLDIDHGTYPYVTSSNSSAAGIAAGSGVPTRHISRWLGIVKAYTTRVGGGPFPTELHDETGERIRRVGREYGTVTGRPRRCGWFDAVATRHGARVSGATEIAVMLLDVLSGIDQLKVAVSYEDENGKRVENVPAHLSDLARCRPVFETLPGWTEDLTACRHWDDLPGAARDYVGFLGKQLGVPVSIVSVGPERKQTIDVPR